ATTTATGAGTGATTCCACCTCTATTCCCATTTTACTGGATGGCGATACGGGGTATGGTAACTTCAATAATTTTCGCCGGCTTATTAAAAAGATTGAGCAACGTGATATTGCGGGGGTATGTGTAGAAGATAAGATTTTCCCAAAGACCAATAGCTTTCTAAGTGAGCGTCAACAACTTGCCGGCATAGATGAATTTTGCGGTAAAATTAAAGCCGGGAAAGATACTCAGAAAGACGATGATTTCTGTATTATTGCCCGTGTTGAGGCCTTTATTGCCGGATGGGGGTTGGAGGAAACACTGAAGCGGGCTATTGCCTACCATCAGGCAGGTGCAGATGCTGTGCTTATACATAGTAAAATTTCAACTTTTGATGAAATCCAGTCATTCCTGAAAGAATGGGGCAATCGTGGGCCGGTGGTCATTGTTCCGACAAAATACTACAAAACCCCAACGACCATATTCAGAGAATTTAATATCAGTCTGGTTATTTGGGCCAACCACTTGATGAGATCCGCAATAACTGCTATGAAGAGAACGGCTAACCAGATATACGAGATGCAGTCCCTTGATGGT
This genomic interval from candidate division KSB1 bacterium contains the following:
- the aepX gene encoding phosphoenolpyruvate mutase; translation: MKKTTRLKNMLYSSELEFLMEAHNGLSARIVEQSGFKGIWASGLSMSAALGIRDNNEASWTQVLETVEFMSDSTSIPILLDGDTGYGNFNNFRRLIKKIEQRDIAGVCVEDKIFPKTNSFLSERQQLAGIDEFCGKIKAGKDTQKDDDFCIIARVEAFIAGWGLEETLKRAIAYHQAGADAVLIHSKISTFDEIQSFLKEWGNRGPVVIVPTKYYKTPTTIFREFNISLVIWANHLMRSAITAMKRTANQIYEMQSLDGIEESIATLAEVFELQDANELIQAEKKYLPAIERN